One genomic window of Coffea eugenioides isolate CCC68of chromosome 1, Ceug_1.0, whole genome shotgun sequence includes the following:
- the LOC113759861 gene encoding uncharacterized protein LOC113759861, with amino-acid sequence MGFSDRWISWIMSCISTVTYSFNVSGQLKGFVTPERGIRQGDPLIYFYSAKKDSPIYCGSKVDPKEAAELKEILRKYEWGSGQMINLENPQCFLAKMCHRQFRRRDNCGRRMKQWQNKLPSDAGKEWGEKNGKKKIHWCSWHKLTQEKELGGLGFRDLQNFNRVMLGKQVWKLVTDHDSLVAKVLKAKYYPRQSIFICKVPHNASWIWQSLVGVREMVEKGTIKKIGNGKNIRVWEDRWIPEHPQGKLIIVKPQKYVVQKVGDLIHNFRRKRPLIFKLFQEEEAKKMLRIPISLANRDDCFFWPYSGNGQYTVAFAYKEISRQRSLQQQQREVIGEGPSWGKEKLWKHLWKLKLFIWKCMNSALPVNEKIYTRTRMGDLICKRCGEDIETLEHLFFHCRLTKEVWRLSPLQWDGLEEYTGNFSRWWSILIEARYR; translated from the exons ATGGGATTCTCTGACAGGTGGATTAGCTGGATTATGAGCTGCATCTCCACAGTAACATATTCTTTCAATGTTAGTGGGCAGCTAAAAGGTTTTGTAACTCCTGAAAGAGGGATTAGGCAAGGGGATCCTCTTATCTATTTCTACTCTGCTAAGAAGGATTCACCAATTTACTGCGGAAG caaagtagaccctaaggaaGCAGCTGAATTGAAAGAGATCCTCAGGAAATATGAGTGGGGTTCGGGACAAATGATAAATCTAGAAAATCCTCAGTGTTTTTTAGCAAAAATGTGTCACAGGCAGTTCAGAAGAAG AGATAACTGTGGGAGGAGGATGAAACAATGGCAAAATAAGCTGCCCAGTGATGCTGGAAAGGAA TGGGGAGAGAAGAATGGGAAGAAGAAAATACATTGGTGCTCATGGCACAAGCTTACACAGGAGAAAGAACTAGGTGGATTGGGGTTCAGGGACTTGCAAAATTTTAATAGAGTCATGCTTGGGAAACAAGTGTGGAAATTAGTGACAGATCATGACTCACTGGTGGCGAAAGTCTTGAAAGCCAAGTACTATCCCAGACAGTCCATTTTCATATGCAAAGTACCACACAATGCTTCATGGATCTGGCAGAGCCTAGTAGGGGTGAGGGAAATGGTGGAAAAGGGAACTATTAAGAAAATTGGAAATGGCAAAAATATAAGAGTGTGGGAGGACAGATGGATACCTGAGCATCCACAAGGGAAATTGATAATAGTGAAACCTCAGAAATACGTAGTCCAAAAAGTAGGAGACCtgattcacaatttcagaagGAAAAGGCCGCTTATCTTTAAACTGTTCCAGGAAGAGGAAGCAAAGAAGATGCTAAGGATTCCAATCAGCCTGGCAAATAGAGATGATTGTTTCTTTTGGCCATATAGTGGAAATGGACAGTACACTGTTGCTTTTGCATATAAAGAGATCAGTAGACAAAGAAGCttacaacaacaacaaagagAGGTAATAGGAGAAGGGCCAAGTTGGGGGAAGGAAAAGCTGTGGAAGCATTTGTGGAAGTTGAAGCTGTTTATATGGAAATGTATGAACTCGGCTTTACCTGTCAATGAAAAAATCTATACCAGAACCAGAATGGGAGACCTGATTTGCAAGAGATGTGGGGAAGACATAGAAACATTGGAACACCTATTCTTCCATTGTAGGTTAACTAAGGAAGTGTGGCGACTGTCACCACTTCAATGGGATGGATTGGAGGAATATACGGGAAACTTCAGTAGATGGTGGAGCATTTTGATTGAAGCAAGGTACAGGTAA
- the LOC113760179 gene encoding protochlorophyllide-dependent translocon component 52, chloroplastic-like, translated as MVTLTATSLSSSSSPLNLITRRPFGTKIKNPISHNSFSYQHPTNSHLPSYQFKKAKFELSTAISSTDTVPAADQSSKDASFGQQTETSEKDEKFDWYAQWYPLMPVCDLDKRRPLGKKVMGIDIVVWWDRNENEWKVFDDTCPHRLAPLSEGRIDQWGRLQCVYHGWCFGGSGDCQFIPQAPRDGPPIHTSSKACVAAYPSCVQNGILWFWPNADNRYKDIFSKEKPPYIPEIDDPSFTSRMITRDIQYGYEVLIENLMDPSHVPYAHYGIMRAPQPSKSVKVDREGGRPLEIRVKTLDKKGFTAKSSTISDNIFIPPCVFYSSGSLGGNPDNISASPAGTTENPSTPKPVKKILLVFLCIPVSPGNSRLIFTSPRNFGVWIDRIVPRWIFHLNQNLVLDSDLYLLHVEERKIKEFGSLNWHKACFVPTKADALVVGFRRWLNKYSNGQIDWGTKYTGSLPPTPPREQLMDRYWSHTVSCSSCNLAYKGLNALEIVLQVFSLASIGIVAAAKQGALSAAARSTLVSVAIISFLVSKWLSHFVYKNFHFHDYDHASR; from the exons ATGGTAACTTTGACAGCTACTTCCctttcatcatcatcatcgccCCTTAATTTGATCACAAGAAGACCCTTTGGAACAAAGATTAAAAATCCAATCTCGCATAATTCGTTTAGCTATCAACACCCCACCAATTCACATCTCCCTTCATATCAGTTCAAGAAAGCAAAATTCGAGCTTTCCACGGCCATCTCTTCCACTGATACCGTGCCAGCGGCTGATCAATCATCCAAAGACGCTTCGTTTGGTCAACAAACTGAGACTTCAGAAAAAGATGAGAAATTTGATTGGTATGCACAATGGTATCCACTGATGCCTGTTTGTGATCTTGACAAAAGGAGGCCACTTGGGAAGAAAGTGATGGGAATTGATATTGTTGTGTGGTGGGATAGGAATGAGAATGAGTGGAAGGTGTTTGATGATACTTGTCCTCATAGGTTGGCTCCTTTGTCTGAAGGAAGGATTGATCAGTGGGGCAGGTTGCAGTGTGTTTATCATGGTTGGTGCTTTGGTGGTTCTGGCGATTGCCAGTTCATTCCACAAGCACCCCGAGATGGTCCTCCG ATCCATACTTCTAGCAAAGCATGTGTAGCTGCATATCCAAGTTGTGTGCAAAATGGCATTCTTTGGTTTTGGCCTAATGCTGATAACCGGTACAAAGACATATTTTCGAAGGAAAAGCCTCCATACATCCCGGAAATTGATGATCCATCCTTTACCAGCCGGATGATCACTAGAGATATACAATATGG GTACGAGGTTCTGATTGAAAATCTTATGGACCCTTCTCATGTTCCGTATGCACATTATGGCATAATGAGAGCCCCACAGCCCTCAAAGAG TGTTAAGGTTGACAGGGAAGGAGGCAGACCACTTGAGATAAGGGTAAAGACATTAGACAAAAAGGGTTTCACTGCAAAATCATCGACAATTTCAGATAACATATTTATTCCACCTTGTGTTTTTTATTCCTCCGGGTCATTAGGAGGCAATCCAGATAATATATCTGCTTCACCAGCTGGAACCACAGAG AATCCATCCACACCTAAGCCGGTGAAGAAGATACTTTTGGTGTTCCTGTGTATTCCAGTTAGCCCAGGCAATAGCAGATTGATATTTACCTCACCAAGGAATTTCGGTGTCTGGATAGATCGTATTGTTCCACGCTGGATATTTCATCTGAACCAAAATCTAGTTCTAGATTCAGATTTATATCTTCTCCATGTGGAG GAGCGGAAGATAAAGGAATTTGGGTCCTTAAACTGGCATAAAGCTTGCTTTGTTCCCACAAAGGCAGATGCCCTTGTGGTGGGCTTCAGAAGGTGGTTAAACAAGTATAGCAATGGTCAAATTGACTGGGGAACAAAGTACACTGGATCTCTCCCACCCACTCCGCCAAGAGAGCAGCTTATGGACAG GTACTGGAGTCATACAGTCAGCTGCAGTAGTTGCAATCTAGCATATAAAGGGCTCAATGCACTAGAGATTGTGTTGCAAGTCTTCTCTCTTGCTTCAATTGGAATTGTTGCTGCTGCAAAACAGGGTGCACTATCCGCAGCAGCAAGAAGCACTCTGGTCTCAGTAGCTATTATCAGCTTTTTGGTTTCCAAGTGGTTATcccactttgtttacaagaacTTCCATTTTCATGACTACGATCACGCATCGCGCTGA